Proteins encoded together in one Micromonospora kangleipakensis window:
- a CDS encoding DNA gyrase/topoisomerase IV subunit B has product MRSTRERHHTAETWEYDQLTAQPETLYGADDLTHLEGLDAVRKRPGMYIGSTDSRGVGHLVNEILDNSTDEGVAGHATKVEVILHADGSVQVDDDGRGIPTDVHAKSGISGVELVLTRLHAGGKFGGSGYKTSGGLHGVGASAVNALSRRFDVTVRRGGKVHAMSFRHGVPGIFDGPGPDAPFTPGPGLQIVGAMKRGQRTGTSIRWWHDTRYFETGARLDTEAVRLKLRNTAFLVPGVAYRLRDETGEEPTEEGFHFPNGLSDMVEFLAPAGDRPVSGTLLITGEGTYRENAADANGVMQSNVQRRAEIEVAFRWGTGYERTVECFTNTIRNAHGGTHRKGFERALVRTLAEAARNTRGMLRPKEDAPTLDDVLEGMTAVVHVRIPEPQFTSQTKDELSTAGITKVIQGLVEQHLKAWLEDRRTKAEARTVLQKIVDAARVRLTQKQQKDAARRKTALEGASMPAKLVDCRATGVDRSELFIVEGDSALGTSRMARSSEYQALLPIRGKILNVQKANLQQVLDNAECAAIVQVLGAGSGRTFDLSALRYGRVLIMADADVDGAHIRTLLITLFARYMRPLIEAGRLFAAMPPLHKITTKGRNPQTIYTYTQAEMAATVRKLEKAGKQIVTPIPRFKGLGEMDADELWETTMNPATRAVRRITLDDVEAAERILELLMGEKVEPRRNWLIDSADRVDREAIDA; this is encoded by the coding sequence GTGAGATCGACACGTGAGCGGCACCACACCGCCGAGACCTGGGAGTACGACCAGTTGACCGCACAGCCTGAGACCCTGTACGGGGCCGACGACCTCACGCACCTCGAGGGGCTGGACGCCGTCCGCAAGCGCCCCGGCATGTACATCGGCTCGACCGACAGCCGTGGCGTGGGTCACCTCGTCAACGAGATCCTCGACAACTCGACCGACGAGGGTGTCGCGGGTCACGCCACCAAGGTCGAGGTGATCCTGCACGCCGACGGCTCGGTGCAGGTCGACGACGACGGCCGGGGCATCCCCACCGACGTGCACGCCAAGTCCGGCATCTCCGGCGTCGAGCTGGTGCTCACCCGGTTGCACGCCGGCGGCAAGTTCGGCGGCTCGGGCTACAAGACCTCCGGCGGGCTGCACGGCGTGGGCGCCTCCGCGGTCAACGCCCTCTCCCGGCGGTTCGACGTCACCGTCCGGCGCGGTGGCAAGGTCCACGCGATGTCGTTCCGGCACGGCGTACCGGGGATCTTCGACGGGCCCGGCCCGGACGCGCCCTTCACCCCCGGTCCGGGCCTGCAGATCGTCGGCGCGATGAAGCGCGGCCAGCGGACCGGCACCTCGATCCGGTGGTGGCACGACACCCGCTACTTCGAGACCGGCGCCCGGCTGGACACCGAGGCGGTCCGGCTCAAGCTCCGCAACACGGCGTTCCTCGTCCCCGGCGTGGCCTACCGGCTGCGCGACGAGACGGGGGAGGAGCCCACCGAGGAGGGCTTCCACTTCCCCAACGGCCTCAGCGACATGGTGGAGTTCCTCGCCCCGGCCGGCGACCGGCCGGTCTCCGGCACACTGCTGATCACCGGCGAGGGGACGTACCGGGAGAACGCCGCCGACGCCAACGGCGTGATGCAGTCCAACGTGCAGCGCCGGGCCGAGATCGAGGTCGCGTTCCGCTGGGGCACCGGCTACGAGCGCACCGTGGAGTGCTTCACCAACACCATCCGCAACGCGCACGGCGGCACCCACCGCAAGGGCTTCGAGCGGGCCCTGGTCCGCACCCTGGCCGAGGCGGCCCGCAACACCCGCGGCATGCTCCGCCCCAAGGAGGACGCGCCCACCCTGGACGACGTCCTCGAGGGGATGACCGCCGTGGTGCACGTCCGCATTCCGGAGCCCCAGTTCACCTCGCAGACCAAGGACGAGCTCTCCACCGCCGGCATCACGAAGGTGATCCAGGGCCTGGTCGAGCAGCACCTCAAGGCCTGGCTGGAGGACCGGCGCACCAAGGCCGAGGCGCGGACGGTGCTGCAGAAGATCGTCGACGCGGCCCGGGTCCGGCTGACCCAGAAGCAGCAGAAGGACGCGGCCCGGCGCAAGACCGCCCTGGAGGGCGCGTCGATGCCGGCCAAGCTGGTCGACTGCCGGGCCACCGGGGTGGACCGCAGCGAGCTGTTCATCGTGGAGGGAGACAGCGCGCTCGGCACGAGCCGGATGGCCCGCTCCTCGGAGTACCAGGCGCTGCTGCCGATCCGCGGCAAGATCCTCAACGTGCAGAAGGCGAACCTCCAGCAGGTGCTGGACAACGCCGAGTGCGCCGCGATCGTGCAGGTGCTCGGCGCCGGCTCGGGGCGGACCTTCGACCTCTCCGCGCTGCGGTACGGCCGCGTGCTGATCATGGCCGACGCGGACGTCGACGGCGCGCACATCCGCACCCTGCTGATCACGCTCTTCGCCCGGTACATGCGCCCGCTGATCGAGGCCGGCCGGCTCTTCGCCGCCATGCCGCCGCTGCACAAGATCACCACCAAGGGGCGCAACCCGCAGACCATCTACACCTACACGCAGGCGGAGATGGCGGCGACCGTCCGCAAGCTGGAGAAGGCCGGCAAGCAGATCGTCACCCCGATCCCGCGGTTCAAGGGCCTCGGCGAGATGGACGCCGACGAGCTCTGGGAGACCACCATGAACCCGGCCACCCGGGCGGTCCGCCGGATCACCCTCGACGACGTCGAGGCGGCCGAGCGGATCCTCGAACTGCTGATGGGGGAGAAGGTCGAACCCCGCCGCAACTGGCTGATCGACTCGGCCGACCGGGTCGACCGCGAGGCGATCGACGCATGA